AAAAGTTACTATTGAATccaaaattcaatggtgatttatCCAAAATCCAATCCTTAGCTGATGTAGTGTGTGCAGATAAAAGTTCAAGTTCCTAAATAGTTCTTTCAGTAATTGATGGGAAGTTGATCATCTTGTGGAAGATAAATGTAAAagcaaacaacaacaaaatgtCATTATCACCTTGGAAGAGAAATTATTGGTGAAGGATAGCTGAAACTACATTTATACattgaaaaaggaaacaaatgtAGAAAGAAAGGACCATGTGGAAAAGTCCTCAAAcaagaggatatatatatagacataaaCTAAATTACTATCTGATATGAATAAGAAGAGCCCATGAGTGCACCTCTAATTGTTCATGAAGACGCCTCTGGACATCTAACTGCACTTGCAGTGCCTCTCTGATTTGCAAGCCACTGCCAGACAGTTCACAAGGTGGTGTCACACTAAAGCTCTTAAGTGTACATAGCAATGAAgatgaaaaggaaaattaaattaaataccaattttaaagagatttttttttttttaatagaatgaCTAAAAGATAGGATGAGATTCATGAACTTTACGTTTTAACATCAAGCTGGGGCGCATTATTCATGCTGtttcttttctctaattttCCTGCAATACAAACACAATCAAGTCATTATAATCTTATTGAGAGATGAGTACAGTAAATTGACAAAGTTAGCAAAGCTAAACAAACACTTTGTGCATCACCAAAAGTGATAATGCAACAAAAATTGCTGTTGATGACACCAAGAATGATAGTTTCCTTCGCATGAAAACTCCGCATAACTAGAACTGCTAAGGTCCTACAGACGGGGCCTtaggcctgtttgggattgtggtAAAcagcttaaaaagtactttttaagctgTATCAAACAAAAGCTagcatgtttagtaaaaaattttaaaagtacttttttgactttttttattctaaaaattgccaaaacgcacttttggcaaaaccTTAAAagtgaagcttttgccaaaaaacgttttttgacttaaaagctctatttctcaaatacaatcccaaacaacACCTTTAGACAAGCTATGTCTACCCCCATCATAATAAAAATGAACATAGACAAATGTAGATAGACAGCACAGTTGATGTAGTGGATCCTATATGAATTTTCAGACACTACCTCGAACTAAGTAACTGAAAATCTAGTGCATGTCTGTTGAACATGGATTTATTGAACCTGAAGACAagttcttaaaataaatttagtgTCGGTTGAACCTGATGTAAATTTAGTTCTAAGGACAAAAACTATTACAGTCACTTTGCATGGATGATGTTGGTCTGTTCATTTCAGGGTATTAACCAAACAAACATGACACGTGAAGGATCCTTTTGTGATGACTAGTGCCAAGCTAGTTGTTGTAATAGAAGGCAAAGAGGGGAAAAGATAACCAGTAGCATGAATACAATTACAAATTACTgtagagaaaaaggaaaaaaaaaaaaaaggaatctcCAGTAGACCTCATGAATCAGAGCAGAGTGACACTCTTTCTTATACACAGTGCAAAGCAAAATCATAATTACTCCACTTTTctgaataatatataaaagagTTCAACCAGCTAAGAGTAGAGGAATCAAACACAAGAAATCACTCAGATAAATACAACGATTAAAACAACAATCACCTTCTATTGAGTCTGGCATGTATTTTGCAATTCGGTATTTCTACAACATAAGAAAGGGgacaaagaaaatgaatcaaGATCTATGCAGGGAAAATAAAACCAGGTTGGTTACAAGCAACATCTAAACTTGTTAAGAAAAACTTTAATACCTGGAGATGACTTTTCACGTGAAAAATGGTCAATCCATCTGAGTCCATCAGCTTCAGTATTGCCTTTGGCGTTGCCTCTACAGTCAATCATTAGAGAAATTGTCAGAAAAcgatggttttcttttcttttcttttcttttcttttcatttttttttttttttttcctttttttgaatattttgacaaatcCTTTATCAAATTACTTACTCTCAGCACCCCCAAGGCGACTAACACACTCAACAAACTTCTCATGAAGATCCTGAGTCCACCTTATTCTTGTTTTACTTGAGAGTGCTGCACTGGTTGAAGCAGAGTTGCCAGAAGTAACAGATACACTGTCAGCAGAAAATCTTGGAGACTGCTTCTCTTGCTGAGAGGAGAAGCTCAGCTGTGGAAGCTGGGAATTATATGAATTGCAATTACCCTGCAAAAGTTCCTACCCCTAATCAGCATGATTTATGCTAAACTTGAATTAATGCATCTAGAGAATTAAAAAGTACATACCATATGATCCTGATTTCCTTTAAAAGGTATCAAAAGGTGCCCCCCACCATAGAttgtatcatcatcatcaccaggCAACTTATTTTGTTCATGTGGAAGAAGAAGCTTACACCCAGATGATGAAATTTTATTGGACTTTTCAGAAGATCCATAGTATTGATTACTAGAGAACTGGGATTTCACTATTGCCTGAAGGGTGTTTCTCAAATCAAAGTTGTAGCCAGCTTGGTTTGCTGAATCAGTGGAAAACTCTTCTCCAGAAGATTGATAGGAAGGCAACTGAGAATCATAAGCCCTGGAAAATTGGGAGCATAAAGAGGGATTATTCTCAGGTGGTTGACATTCATACTGTGGAAATCCCATGCACTGTTCGGTTGCATAAAAGGCAGAAGCTGGTGATTCAAAGCGGCTCATAATGGTGGTGGTGGATGATTTTGTAGGCACATTATATTGCTGCTGTGATCCTCCCTCCATGGGAACACAAGTTCCCATCTGCCAAGGTTGTCTGAATCCAATTaattgggaagaagaagaagaagtacaaTCATTGGTGATCAGTACTCCATAGTTCTGATTAACTGGTTCTCTGCAATCTATCTTATGGGTGTTCATCTacagatgatgatgatgatgatgatcaagGCTAACAAGAATAGCAAAGAGGGAGCTGATTTCTACTCAACCTTCCTGTCTACCATCCAAAACTagatcaaatttttttcttttcatatagTTTTCAGAAAG
Above is a genomic segment from Corylus avellana chromosome ca9, CavTom2PMs-1.0 containing:
- the LOC132161965 gene encoding myb family transcription factor PHL5-like isoform X1 — encoded protein: MNTHKIDCREPVNQNYGVLITNDCTSSSSSQLIGFRQPWQMGTCVPMEGGSQQQYNVPTKSSTTTIMSRFESPASAFYATEQCMGFPQYECQPPENNPSLCSQFSRAYDSQLPSYQSSGEEFSTDSANQAGYNFDLRNTLQAIVKSQFSSNQYYGSSEKSNKISSSGCKLLLPHEQNKLPGDDDDTIYGGGHLLIPFKGNQDHMGNCNSYNSQLPQLSFSSQQEKQSPRFSADSVSVTSGNSASTSAALSSKTRIRWTQDLHEKFVECVSRLGGAEKATPKAILKLMDSDGLTIFHVKSHLQKYRIAKYMPDSIEGKLEKRNSMNNAPQLDVKTGLQIREALQVQLDVQRRLHEQLEVQRNLQLRIEEQGRQLKMMFDEQQKTTSGLFKNHKLDTSPAEPSISLKDVEVSISEGYGNSNFPSKIS
- the LOC132161965 gene encoding myb family transcription factor PHL5-like isoform X2, which translates into the protein MNTHKIDCREPVNQNYGVLITNDCTSSSSSQLIGFRQPWQMGTCVPMEGGSQQQYNVPTKSSTTTIMSRFESPASAFYATEQCMGFPQYECQPPENNPSLCSQFSRAYDSQLPSYQSSGEEFSTDSANQAGYNFDLRNTLQAIVKSQFSSNQYYGSSEKSNKISSSGCKLLLPHEQNKLPGDDDDTIYGGGHLLIPFKGNQDHMGNCNSYNSQLPQLSFSSQQEKQSPRFSADSVSVTSGNSASTSAALSSKTRIRWTQDLHEKFVECVSRLGGAEKATPKAILKLMDSDGLTIFHVKSHLQKYRIAKYMPDSIEGKLEKRNSMNNAPQLDVKTGLQIREALQVQLDVQRRLHEQLERNLQLRIEEQGRQLKMMFDEQQKTTSGLFKNHKLDTSPAEPSISLKDVEVSISEGYGNSNFPSKIS